A part of Bubalus bubalis isolate 160015118507 breed Murrah chromosome 6, NDDB_SH_1, whole genome shotgun sequence genomic DNA contains:
- the LOC102413428 gene encoding histone H2B type 2-E — protein MPEPAKSAPAPKKGSKKAVAKAQKKDGKKRKRSRKESYSIYVYKVLKQVHPDTGISSKAMGIMNSFVNDIFERIAGEASRLAHYNKRSTITSREIQTAVRLLLPGELAKHAVSEGTKAVTKYTSSK, from the coding sequence ATGCCTGAGCCGGCGAAATCCGCTCCCGCGCCCAAAAAGGGCTCTAAGAAAGCCGTCGCCAAAGCCCAGAAAAAGGACGGCAAGAAGCGCAAGCGCAGCCGCAAGGAGAGCTATTCCATCTACGTGTACAAGGTGTTGAAACAGGTGCACCCGGACACCGGCATCTCGTCCAAAGCCATGGGCATCATGAACTCATTTGTCAACGACATTTTCGAGCGCATCGCGGGCGAAGCGTCGCGCTTGGCGCATTACAACAAGCGCTCGACCATCACGTCCCGGGAGATCCAGACGGCCGTGCGCCTGCTACTGCCCGGCGAGCTGGCCAAGCACGCCGTGTCCGAGGGCACCAAGGCGGTCACCAAGTACACCAGCTCCAAGTGA
- the LOC102413735 gene encoding histone H2A type 2-A: protein MSGRGKQGGKARAKAKSRSSRAGLQFPVGRVHRLLRKGNYAERVGAGAPVYMAAVLEYLTAEILELAGNAARDNKKTRIIPRHLQLAIRNDEELNKLLGKVTIAQGGVLPNIQAVLLPKKTESHHKAKGK, encoded by the coding sequence ATGTCTGGTCGTGGCAAACAAGGCGGCAAGGCCCGCGCCAAGGCCAAGTCGCGCTCGTCTCGCGCAGGTTTGCAGTTCCCGGTAGGGCGGGTTCACCGCCTGCTGCGCAAAGGCAACTACGCTGAGCGGGTGGGGGCCGGCGCGCCCGTCTACATGGCGGCGGTCTTGGAGTACCTGACCGCCGAAATCCTGGAGCTGGCGGGCAATGCGGCGCGAGACAACAAGAAGACGCGCATCATCCCTCGTCACCTGCAGCTGGCTATCCGCAACGACGAGGAGCTGAACAAGCTGTTGGGCAAGGTCACCATCGCCCAGGGCGGCGTTTTGCCCAATATCCAGGCCGTGTTGCTCCCGAAGAAGACTGAGAGCCACCACAAGGCAAAGGGCAAGTGA
- the LOC102414060 gene encoding histone H3, with the protein MARTKQTARKSTGGKAPRKQLATKAARKSAPATGGVKKPHRYRPGTVALREIRRYQKSTELLIRKLPFQRLVREIAQDFKTDLRFQSSAVMALQEASEAYLVGLFEDTNLCAIHAKRVTIMPKDIQLARRIRGERA; encoded by the coding sequence ATGGCTCGTACAAAGCAGACTGCCCGCAAGTCGACCGGTGGCAAGGCCCCGCGGAAGCAGCTGGCCACCAAGGCGGCTCGCAAGAGCGCGCCGGCCACGGGCGGCGTCAAGAAGCCGCATCGCTACCGGCCAGGTACCGTGGCCCTGCGGGAGATCCGGCGCTACCAGAAGTCGACCGAGCTGCTGATCCGCAAGCTGCCGTTCCAGCGGCTGGTGCGCGAGATCGCGCAGGACTTTAAGACCGATCTGCGCTTCCAGAGCTCGGCCGTGATGGCGCTGCAGGAGGCGAGCGAGGCCTACCTGGTGGGGCTGTTTGAAGACACGAACCTGTGCGCCATCCACGCCAAGCGCGTGACCATCATGCCCAAAGACATCCAGCTGGCTCGCCGCATCCGCGGGGAGCGGGCTTAA